A window of Cryptomeria japonica chromosome 3, Sugi_1.0, whole genome shotgun sequence contains these coding sequences:
- the LOC131035543 gene encoding uncharacterized protein LOC131035543 has translation MNQKPNYFDIKSFQGVGRGMPQHRLGARSNNPLPDPPIVPLVAPSIPADVQNTSFISTLDALTSLTGNLSEQAAHMASAPRWMPHMCSSCHETCLGPTTAAGSTSVPDEHDAADDSMMTSYMDFLCSDVHLDQIRTTPNIRVNIASTGRQLGTPYGDSGHEGPSTSHQEEGLTIVTPSMVDTTIRIGYPHNFDQSQFERTSTSFEELASTAFGVDTAQDTARGDTATGSDEHMHETGGSGPRPEDKRDTAIGSDEHMHETGGSGPRPGDKRDTATGSDEHMHETGGSGPRPGDKRPRDVIDDST, from the exons atgaaccaaaaaccaaattattttgatattaagtcattccagggtgttggtcgtggaatgccacagcatagattaggggcacggagtaataatcccctaccagatccacccatagttccacttgttgctccatcgattcctgcagatgtccaaaatacatcattcatttcgacattagatgctttgacttccctcacagggaacctgagtgagcaagctgctcacatggcatctgctcctcgatggatgccacatatgtgttcgagttgtcatgagacgtgtttaggtcctactactgctgcaggatctacttcagttccagatgagcatgatgcagcagatgatagtatgatgacatcttatatggattttctttgctcggatgttcatcttgaccag ataaggactacgcctaatattagagttaatattgcatctactggaagacaactcggcacaccttatggg gattcaggtcatgagggaccctctacatcacatcaagaagagggtctgactattgtgacaccatctatg gtggacactaccattaggataggttatcctcataattttgatcagagccaatttgaacgcacatcgacatcctttgag gagttagctagcactgcatttggtgttgatactgcacaagatactgctagaggagatactgctacaggatctgatgagcatatg catgagacaggtggatctggaccacgtcccgaggacaagagagatactgctataggatctgatgagcatatg catgagacaggtggatctggaccacgtcctggggacaagagagatactgctacaggatctgatgagcatatg catgagacaggtggatctggaccacgtcctggggacaagagaccacgagatgttattgatgatagcacttag